The following coding sequences lie in one Saimiri boliviensis isolate mSaiBol1 chromosome 6, mSaiBol1.pri, whole genome shotgun sequence genomic window:
- the LOC101027472 gene encoding FUN14 domain-containing protein 2 produces METSVPRAGSQVVATTARHSESYRADSLRVSSRDELLEMAASSQGNFEGNFESLDLAEFAKKQPWWRKLFGQESGPSAEKYSVATQLFIGGVTGWCTGFIFQKVGKLAATAVGGGFFLLQLANHTGYIKVDWQRVEKDMKKAKEQLKIRKSNQIPTEVRSKAEEVVSFVKKNVLVTGGFFGGFLLGMAS; encoded by the coding sequence ATGGAAACATCTGTCCCACGTGCCGGAAGCCAAGTGGTGGCGACAACTGCGCGCCACTCCGAGTCCTACCGCGCAGATTCTCTCCGTGTGTCCTCGCGAGACGAGCTCCTCGAAATGGCTGCGTCCAGTCAAGGAAACTTTGAGGGAAATTTTGAGTCACTGGACCTTGCAGAATTTGCTAAGAAGCAGCCATGGTGGCGTAAGCTATTCGGGCAGGAATCTGGACCTTCAGCTGAAAAGTACAGCGTGGCAACTCAGCTGTTCATTGGAGGTGTCACTGGATGGTGCACGGGTTTCATATTCCAGAAGGTTGGAAAGTTGGCTGCAACAGCTGTGGGAGGTGGATTTTTTCTCCTTCAGCTTGCAAACCATACTGGGTACATCAAAGTTGACTGGCAACGAGTGGAGAAGGACATGAAGAAAGCCAAAGAGCAGCTGAAGATCCGTAAGAGCAATCAGATACCTACTGAGGTCAGGAGCAAAGCTGAGGAGGTGGTGTCATTTGTGAAGAAGAATGTTCTAGTGACTGGGGGATTTTTCGGAGGCTTTCTGCTTGGCATGGCATCCTAA